The Candidatus Limnocylindrales bacterium nucleotide sequence CGCGATCTTGGCCGTCTCCACCTCGGCGATGCCGCCGGCCGCGGCCTTCTTGAGGAACGTCTGATCGGTCAGCACGGCATCGCCGGCCGCGCCGCCCGAGGAGTCGTTGGTGGTCGCCTGCGCGCCGCGCGCGCTGCCCGGATTGGCGCTTTCGGCGTGGGCGCCGCTGGCGGCCAGAGCAAGGACCAGGGTGGCAAGGATCGTGATCTTCATCGGTTCTACTCCTTCGGCGACGGCTGCTCGTCGCCGGCTCCTACGGCTTCAAGACGATCTTGATGCAGTCTCCTTTCTGCTTGAACATTTCGTACCCGTCCGGGGCCTCCTCCAGCCGCATGTGATGCGTGATGATGAACGACGGATCGATCTCGGCGTCCTGGATCTTCTGCAGCAGGTCGTCGGTGTAGCGCTGGACGTGGGTCTGTCCGGTCTTGATCGTCAAGCCCTTGTTCATCACGGCGCCGAACGGGATCTTGTCGAGGAAGCCGAGGTAGACTCCGGGAATGGACACGGTGCCGCCCTTGCGGCAGCACCAGATCGCCTCGCGCAGAACGTGTGGCCGGTCGGTGGCCATGTAGGCGGCCATCTTGGCCTTGTCGATGACGGCATCGATGGAGCCGGTGGCGTGGGCCTCGCATCCCACCGCATCGATGCAGCTGTCGGGGCCCCGCCCGTTGGTCAGGTCCATGAGGCAGTCGTAGACGTTGGCGTCCTTGAAATTGATGGTTTCGGCCTCGCCCTGTTCCTCCGCCATGCGCAGGCGCTCGGGAACGCAATCGATGGCGATTACGCGACCGGCGCCGAACATCCACGCACTCTGGATGGCGAACTGGCCCACGGGCCCGCAGCCCCATACGGCCACGGTGTCGCCGGACTCGATGTTGCACGCTTCGGCCGCCATGTAGCCGGTGGGGAAGACGTCCGACAGAAAGAGAACCTGATCGTCGCTGAGACTGTCGGGAATCTTCACCGGTCCCACGTCGGCGTGCGGCACGCGCAGGTACTCGGCCTGGCCGCCGGGATAGCCGCCCATCATGTGCGAGTAGCCGAACAGCCCCGCCGTGGCGTGGCCCATCGCCTCGCGCGCGTACCGGTTCTCGGCATTGGTGGTGTCACACAGCGAGTAGAGCTCCTTCTGGCAGAAGAAACACTTGCCGCACGAGATGGTGAAGGGGACCACGACACGGTCGCCCACCGACAGCCTGGTGACGGCGCTGCCGACCTCCACGACCTCGCCCATCGGCTCATGGCCGAGGATGTCACCTTCCTCCATGGTGGGAATGAGGCCGTCGTACAGATGCAGATCCGAGCCGCAGATCGCCGTCGAGGTGATCTTCACGATGGCGTCGGTGGGCTGCAGGATCTTCGGCTCGGGAACGTCGTCGATGCGGACGTCGTTCTTGCCGTACCAGCACAGTGCTTTCATGGTTGCTCCTGATCGGGCTCTCGAACGGCCGCCAGCTGCCGCGCGGCTCGATGGCGCCATTGGCATCGCGCGGAAGAGCGCGACGCCCGAGGACCGTTCGTCGCGACGAGGATGGCACCGCGCATCGCCGCCATGAAGAACGGCGTCGGGGTTTTGTTCGACAAACGGCCGTGCGTCGCTCGTCGGAGGGAATGCATCCAGCGAGCACACGCCGGATCGAGGGTCATGATGTGCAGCGGAAGCTCCGGGCAGACGAGGGATGCGGCGCGGACGCGCGTCGCCGGCGGCAAGATGGCGAGCCGTCAGTGCGGCAGCGCGACTGAGAAAGTGGCACCCGCGTCAGGATTGCGCTCGGCCCACACGCGTCCGCCGTGACGGCTGACGATTCGTTGGACGATGGCAAGGCCGATGCCGGTGCCTTCCAGGTCGGGCTGGTCGTGCAGCCTCTCGAAACGCGCGAACAGCTTTCCCGCGAACTCGGCCGGGAACCCGATGCCGTTGTCGCGGACGAGGAAGCCGTGCTCGCCGGCGGCCAGGCCTGCGACGTCGATGCGCGCCTGCTGCCTGTCGCGCGTGAATTTCCAGCAGTTCGAGACCAACTGCTCGAGCACGATGCGCAGAAGAAACGGATCGCCGTGCGCCGACAGGCCTTCCTCGATCGAGACCTCCACCTGCCGCTGCGGCTCCTGCCTGCGCTGCGCTTCCACCACCGAACGCGCCAGCGCCGTGATGTCGACGGCCTCGCTGAGCATCGTCGCACGCGTCACCCGCGCGAGCGTCAGAAGGTCGTCGCCGATCATGCCCAGGCGCACCGCCGATTCCCCGATGCGCGCGAGATAGCCGCGCCCCTGCTCGTCGAGCTTCTCGCCATACTGCTCCAGCGCCAGGTGGCTGAGCCCGTGGATGACGCGCAGAGGGACGCGCAGGTCGTGCGACACCGTCTGCGTGAAGCCTTGCAGCTCCCGGTATGCCTGCTCGAGGCTTCGGTTGGTGGTGGCCAGCTCGCGGTTGGACAGCTCGAGCTCGGCGTTGGCGCGCGCAAGATCGGCCGTGCGCTCGCGCACGCTTCGCTCCAGCGTCTCGTTCAGATCCCGCAGTGCCTCGTCGGCACGTTGCGCCTCGCCGAGCGCTTCCGCCGCCGCGCGTCGACGGAAGCCGTCGAGCGCGGCGATGTAGATCGAGGACCCCATCGTCATCAGATAGGCGAACACTCCGTTGGTCGAGACGATGCCGCCGCCATGATCCGGGAGCAGCGCCAGGTTCACGACCAGCCCCGCCGTCAGGATCATGGTGGCCGCAATCTGCGGCCAGACTCCCCACGGGATGCCTGCCGCGCAGCCGAGACCGGTGGCGACGGCGACCACCAGGTGCGGTCCGAAGTCGCCGCGCAGCGGCCCCATCACGGCCGAGGTCGAAGACAGGACCGCGATCCCCGCCAGTCCTGCAAGACGCGCGACGATCGGCCCGCGCGGCCGGCGCAGGAACGCGAACAGAGCGCCGAACGCGAGCACGCGGCACAGGTCGATGAGCGCCATTCGCATCGCATTCGGGCTCTCGCTCTGGAAATCGACGGCGACCAGAACGGCCGAGGCCACCGCCAGGAACGCCAGGCCAGCTCGTGCGCGCTCTTCGATGTCGGGCAGAAGCCGCTTCTCGAGTGTCGGGTCGGAGGTCAGCGACCGCGGCATGATGTCGCCAGCGTCGCCGTGGGCCATTGAGCGGCAGCCGCCGCTGCCGTGCATCGGGTCGTGCGCGCAATCATGATCCGACAGCGCATCTCCACGTCCTGCCCCAAGCCGCTCCACGCGCAGTAGATATTCCGCTGCAACAGGTGCGGCAATCTTTCCGGCCATGTTGCGCTGCGAACATCGGAGCGGTAACGAGGGCGGGCGTGCGCAGCGGCGGTCGGCATCGCTTGGCGGGAGCATCGGCGCGTCGAGCGGTCGTGGTCGCGGTGTCGGCCATCGTTCTGGCAGCTTGTGGAGGCGTCTCGATGGGCAAGGGTGACCGCGAAGGCATGGAGTTCCTCGATCCGCCCGAGCGCAAGCGCCTGGGGCTGCCCTTCTCGGAGGCGGTGCGTGCGGGCAATCTGCTGTTCGTTTCCGGACAGATCGGCGTACGCCCCGGCACCGCCGAGCTCGTCGAAGGCGGCATTGCCGCCGAAACCGCGCAGACGATGGAAAACATCCGTGCGACGTTGGAGCGTTACGGTTCCAGCCTGGAACGCGTGGTCAAGTGCACCATCTTCCTGGCCGACATGAAGGAATGGCGGGCGATGAACGAAGTCTACGTCCGCTACTTTCGTGAGAACCTTCCCGCCCGCAGCGCGCTCGGCAGCAGCGGGCTGGCCCTCGGCGCGCGCGTGGAGATCGAATGCATCGCCGCGCTGGAGTGACGGCCGCAGCGAAGGCGGAGCGATGCACGCCGCAGTGACGGCGCCACCCGGGTGCAGATGGAGTGACCGCCGCGCGCGGTGATGACCACCGGCGCAGGAGGAACATGGCCAAGCAGAGCACGATCGGACGCTATCTGGTCTCGCGCCTGGAGCAGGCCGGGCTCGGGCATGTCTTCGGCATTCCGGGCGACTACGTGCTCGGCTTCTACGACCTGCTGGTGGCAAGCAGGATGCAGGTCATCGGCACGTGCACGGAGGCCGGAGCGGGTTTTGCCGCCGACGGGTACGCGCGCGTCAGCGGCCTCGGCGCCGTGTGCGTGACCTACTGCGTCGGCGGCCTCAACTCCCTCAACGCCGTGGCGGGGGCCTATGCCGAGAAGTCGCCGCTGATCGTCATCAGCGGCGCTCCCGGGCTCGGCGAGCGGGCGCACTCGCCGCTGCTGCATCACAAGGTGCGGGATTTCCAGACCCAGCGGCAGATCTACGAGAAGGTGACGGTGGCGGCGTGCTCGCTCGAGGACCCGCAGTCGGCGCCGCAGCAGATCGACGATGCACTGCACGCGTGCATCCTGCAGAAGCGGCCCGTCTACCTCGAGCTGCCGCGCGACATGGTCGAGGCGCGCTGCGCCGCTCCCGGCGACTTTCGCGTGCCCTTGCCGCAGACCGATCCGGCCGTTCTCGACGAGTGCCTGGCGGAGACGGTTGCGATGCTGCGCAGCGCCACCCGCCCCATCATCCTGGCGGGCGTCGAGATCCACCGCTTCGGTCTGCAGGAGGAGCTGGTGGCGCTGGTCGAGCATACCGGATTTCCGGTGGCGGCAACGATCCTGGGCAAGTCCGTGATCTCGGAGCTGCATCCGCAGTACATCGGAGTCTACGAGGGCGCCATGGGCCGCGAGGAAGTGCGCGTGGCGGTGGAGTCGGCCGACTGCGTGCTGATCCTCGGCGCCTTCATGACCGACATCAATCTCGGCATCTACACCGCCAACCTCGACGTCAACCGCACCATCAACGTCAACTCCGAGCGCGCCTCGATCAAACGCCATCACTTCGACGAAGTGGTGCTGGCCGACTTCATCCGCGCGCTGACCACAGCCGATCTCGGACCGCGCCGCGAGCACGCGATCGTTTCGGCGGCTGAGGCCGCCGAGGCCAGGCCGTGGGTGCCGGAGCCGTCGCAGCCGATGCGCGTGCGGCGTTTCTTCGAGCGGCTCAATCACTTCCTCGAGGACTCCGACGTCGTGATCGCCGACGTCGGCGACTCTCTCTTCGGCGCGGCCGATCTGGTCATCCGCCACCGCACCGACTTCCTCAGCCCCGCGTACTACACGTCGATGGGCTTCGCGGTGCCGGCCGCCGTGGGCGTACAGACGTTCGACCGCAGCGCGCGCGCGATCGTCGTCGTCGGCGACGGCGCCTTCCAGATGACGGGGCAGGAGCTGTCGACGGCGGCGCGGCTCGGGCTCAACCCGATCGTGTTCGTGCTCAACAACAAGGGCTACACCACCGAGCGCTTCATCCGCGAAGGGCCCTACAACGACATCCACGACTGGGCTTACCACCTGGTCCCACAGCTTCTGCGGCAGGGCTGGGGAACCGAGGTGCACACCGAGGGCGAGCTGGAGACGGCGCTGCAGCAGGCCCGGGCCAACACGCAGTCGCTGTCGATCCTCAACATCCACCTCGACAAGATGGATACGTCCAAGGCGCTGGAGCGGCTGGCGCGGAGGCTGGGCGAACGGGCATGACCGTGCACGAAGCGCGCGAGCGGCAGTGGGAAAAGGCGCACGACTGGTACGAGCGGGCGTGAGCAGGGCGGGCCGATCGTGCCGGCACACGCACGGTTCCGGCCGCATCGGCATCGGCGGCGCGAGAGCGAGCGCATGCGGGGACATCGATGGCCAAAGACGTAGTGCTGATCACCGGAGGAAACGCGGGCATCGGCTTTGCCTGTGCTCGCGCGTTGGCGCGGCGCGGCTGGCACGTGCTGATGGCCAGCCGCGACCGGAGCGCTTCGGCGGCGGCTGTGGCGCGCCTGCGAGCGGAAAGCGGCGCCGAAGCCGCCTCCGAGATGGGTCTGGATCTGGCCTCGCAGGCATCGGTGCGGGCGCTGGCGGCCGAGGTCACCGGCCGCGGCCTGCCGCTGCGTGCGCTGGTGTGCAACGCCGGGCTTCAGTTCTTCGGCAGGCCGCGCTTTACCGCCGAGGGGCACGAGATGACGTTCGCCGTCAACCATCTCGGCCACTTCCTGCTGGCGAATCTCCTGCTCGATCATCTGCGCGCGCACGCGCCGTCGCGCATCGTCGTCGTGTCCTCGGGAGTGCACGATCCGAAGCGCTGGACCGGAATGCCCAAGGCCGACATTTCCGATCTCGCCACGCTGGCCGCCACCGGAGGACCCGAGGCTGGCCGGTTCCGCGGCGGCTTGGCCTACGTCAACAGCAAGCTTTGCAACCTCTGGTTCACCTACGAGCTGGTGCGACGATTGCAGATGCGCGACGGCAGCGCCGATGGCGTTCCCGCGGTCACGGTGAATGCCTTCGATCCGGGCCTGACGCCCGGCTCGAGCCTGACCCGCGACTATCCCTCAGCGGTGCAGTTCGGATGGAACCGGCTCCTGCCCGGCCTCGCGCGCGTGCTGTCGCCGGTCGTCGCAGGGATCAACACCGTCGAGCAGGCCGGAACGGCGCTGGCGCGTCTGGTGGACGACCCGCAGCTTGCGCGGCTGACCGGCAGGTACTTCCCGTCGCACACGCGGTGGAAGGAGGCACCCTCATCTCCGGCGTCCTACGATGCGGCGCGCGCACGCGAGCTGTGGGAGATGAGCGAGCGGCTGTGTGGCACGTCTGCGACGGCCTCCTCTCCATCCTGAGTGGGCTCACATGCACTGGCGGGGGGAGAATCACGCGCGTCAGGCGGCCTGGCGGATGCCACGTCGCGACCGCATCAGCGCTACGCCGGCGATTCGCTTGCGCGAACGCAGCGCTCACGTCACAGAAGCCGGCGCATGGCACGCTCGGTCAAACCGATTCCGGACGGGTTTCGAAGCATCACTCCCTATCTGGCCGTCGACGATGCCGACAGCCTGATCCAGTTCCTCAAGAAAGCCTTCGGCGCCAAGGAGGTGCAGCGTGCGACGCGGCCGGACGGGACCGTGTCGTACGCGGTCGTGCGGGTGGGCGACTCGATGGTCGAGGTCGCCGACGCGCGGCCGCCGTGGGAGCCGATGCGTGCGGCCGTGCACCTGTACGTCAGCGACACCGACCACGTCTACGACAAGGCGCTGCGTGCGGGCGCAGTTTCCTTGTCGGCGCCGTCGGACCTGTTCTACGGCGAGCGTGGTGCCACGGTGCGCGACCCTTGCGGCAACCACTGGCACATCTCCACCCGCATCGAGCTGCTCACGCCCGAGGAGCTGGAACGGCGCCAGGCCGCCTATTACCGCCAGCATGCGCACTGACATGGATCTTCCCGACGTAGCACAGGTTCTGCTGCCGGTCCTCGCCCGCGTCGAGGAACGCGACCGGCCGCTGCTGATCGCCATCGCCGAGCGCATGGCCGCCGAGCGCTACCGGCGCTGGGCGCAGGAGGCCGCCACCGGCTACGAACGCGACCGCCTGCTGGCGTGCGCCGAGCGCGAGGAAGAGATCGCGACCCGAGTCGAGTCGCTGCGACCCGACCACGAGGAAGTTCAGGAGCGCGTGCGCGTCGCCAACCCCGATCTTGCGGCCATCAACCGCGGTCTGTTCGAGGGACGCCCGCGCTCCGAGCAGCTCGCGATCCAGGCCCGCGGCGAGCGGCTTGGAGCGGCGACGTGGCGCGCGCTGGCGCAAGCGCAGGCTTCGGAGGAGGCGCGGCAGACGTTGCTCGAATGCGCGCGCCTCGAGGAAGCCAGCGCCGAAGTGCTCGAACAGCTCCTCGGCAAGCATCCTTCGTGAAGCTCTGCCGCGCGCGCCGCGCGTCGCGCCTGCGCCATGCTGCAGTGGCGGCATGCTGCCACAAGGGGGGACGAGGACGATCGTCACCGCTTCGATCGCCGCCAAGGAACCTTCATCGCCTCCTGCGACCAATCTAGACTGGCTGCGGCAGGTCTTCACGAAACTCAGCCGCGCCGCACCGCCTGCTCATGGTGACGCGCGCGTTGGTGGCTTCCGTATGGCAAGCTCCTCCCTCGGTCTCGTTCTGCGTTTCATGATGCGCTACCCGTGGCGCGTCGCGGCCGGACTAGGCATGGCCGCCGCCGGCACCGGCCTCGGCTTCGTCTTCCCGGGCGTGACGCGTTGGTTCCTGGACGACATCATCCCGAGCGGCGACGTCTCGCGGATCTTTCCCGCGGTGGGGGTGGCGCTGGGGGCGATGGCGCTTCGGCAGCTGTTCTACGCGCTGCGCACGCTGGGCAACAACGCCTTCGAGCTGCGCATGACCTACGACCTGCGCAGCTGCCTGCATGACAAGATCCAGCACCTGCCGCTGAAGTGGTTCGACAAGCAGACCACCGGCGACATCCTGATGCGCATGTCCACCGATGTTCCGGCCACGCAGCGCGTGATCATCGAGGGCATCGACCAGACGGTGCCGGCACTTCTGCAGATCGTCATCACGAGCGGCGTCATGATCTACCTGCATCCGACGCTGGCGCTGGTGACGATGATTCCGGTGCCCTTCATCGCCGCCGGCGGCTGGATCTACAGCCGCTGGGTGCAGCCGCGCGCCGACGAGGCGCGCGAGTCGGCCGGCAGCCTGAGCGCGCTGCTGCACGACAACATCGCCGGCATCCACCAGATCAAGACCTACACGCTCGAGCCCGAGAAGCAGCACGCGTTCGACAAATCGAGCATGGCCTACCGCCGCCAGCAGACACGGCTGCAGCGGGCGTGGGCGATTTACGGCCCCAGCATGGGCTTCCTCGGCGACATGGGCCTGCTGCTGCTGATCGGCTTCGGCTCCTACTGGTGCATCAGCAGGGAGATCACCGTGGGCCAGCTCGTACAGTTCCTGATGCTGCTGGCGATGCTGTACGAGCCTATCGGCCGCCTGCATACCCTCAGCACCAGCTTCCTCAACGGTCTGGTCGCGGCGCCGCGCGTCTTCGAGATCATCCACATGGAGGAGAGCGAGGACCTGCAGAGCGGCCGCCATCTGGAGCACGTCACCGGCGAGATCCGGTTCGAGAAGGTCAACTTCCGGTACGACCAGCGCCGTCCGATTTTGACCGACCTCGACATGCTCGTGAAGCCGCAGCACACGGTGGCCATCGTCGGTGCCACGGGCGCGGGCAAGAGCACGATCTTCCAGCTCCTGACGCGGTTGTACGAGCCCGACAGCGGCGAGATCTACCTCGACGGCGTGCCGACGCGCGAGTACAGCAAGGCGAGCCTGCGCGACAACATCGGATACGTCTCGCAGGACAGCTACATGTTCAACACCACCGTGCGCGAGAACCTGCTGCTCGGGAAGTTCGAAGCCACCGACGAGGAGCTGTGGGAGGCGCTGCGCATGGCGTCCGCCGCCGATTTCGTCGAGCGTCTCGAAGGCAAGCTCGATGCCGAGGTCGGTGAGCGGGGCAGCCACTTGAGCGGCGGCGAGAGGCAGCGCCTGTCGATCGCGCGCGCATTCCTCAAGAACGCGCCGATCCTGCTGCTGGACGAAGCCACCAGCGCCGTCGACGCCAAGAGCGAGAAGCTCATCCAGTCGGCGCTGAGGAAGCTGCGCCAGAACCGTACGTGCCTGATCATCGCGCACCGCCTGAGCACGATCCGCGACGCCGATCAGATCTACGTGCTGCGCCATGGGCAGGTGCTCGCGCATGGCACGCACGAGGAGCTGATCCGCAGCAACGACTATTACGCCGAGCTCGCGCGCATCAGCTTCGGGTTCTCGCACCAGGATCAGGCGGCGTAACACCCGCGGCGGCACAGTGCCGATGGCCGGGTATCAGGCGCGACAGCAGCGCATCGGCCTTCGCGGCGGCCTCGGCCGTGCTCATGACGCCCAGTATCCCTGCAGCATGCCGGCGCTGAGCATGGCGATGCCGACGATGCCGGCCAGCACCCCCGCGCCGCCCACGGTGCGGCTGAAGACCGGCTTCTGGGCGAACTCGTCGGTCACCCCGGCCAGCCAGTTGTAGGTGTCCTTGACGGCGATGCATACGGCGAAGGCCACCAGCAGGCGCGCCGCCAGCTCCTCGTTCTCGGGCGACAATGCCGAGATCGGGATCGTCAGCGACAGCGCCATCAGCATCGTTCCGAACGCCAGAGGGCCGGTGTGGGCCATGACGAGATAGCGCGGCGCGAACTCGCTCTTCTGCCGCGCGGTGGAAAATGCGAAGCCGGTGAGAAAGCCGTAGACGATGTTGATGAGCCCGCCGCCGATGAGAACCTTCTGCGCCGGATCCACGAATCAGCTCCGGCGGTTGGCGGTGGCCGACTTGACGACCTTCATGCCGATGGGCTCGTCCAGCTCCACGTCCATGCACTCTGTCAGGCGCGCCAGCATCTGGTAGTAGCCGACCGTCAGCAGCGTCTCGACCAGCTCGCGCGACGAGAACTTCGAGGAAGCGGCTTCGAACGTGGCGTCGGACGGCCGCGTATCGTCGATGCTCTCCTGCACGAACGCCAGAAAGCGGCGCTCGACGTCGCCGAATACCGCCGCGTCGAGCTCGCCGCGCTCGAGCGCATCGACCTGCTCCTGCGTGGCGCCGCAGGCAATGGCGATGGGCACGTGCTGCACCCACTCGTAGCGACCGCCGAGCGAGCGGGCGGCGAGCAGGATCGCGTACTCGCGCAGCTTCGGATCGAGCTGCTGCTCGCCCAGGATGGAGCTGCCCAGGCGCAGCAAAGGCCGAAAGCTGTTGGTCGCATGCGCCATGGTGCGAAAGATGTTGAGGTGCGCCGGCAGCGCGTCGAACGCTGCGCGCACTTCGTCGGGAGCGGTTGAGGGATCGACGTACGGAATTCGCG carries:
- a CDS encoding zinc-dependent alcohol dehydrogenase — protein: MKALCWYGKNDVRIDDVPEPKILQPTDAIVKITSTAICGSDLHLYDGLIPTMEEGDILGHEPMGEVVEVGSAVTRLSVGDRVVVPFTISCGKCFFCQKELYSLCDTTNAENRYAREAMGHATAGLFGYSHMMGGYPGGQAEYLRVPHADVGPVKIPDSLSDDQVLFLSDVFPTGYMAAEACNIESGDTVAVWGCGPVGQFAIQSAWMFGAGRVIAIDCVPERLRMAEEQGEAETINFKDANVYDCLMDLTNGRGPDSCIDAVGCEAHATGSIDAVIDKAKMAAYMATDRPHVLREAIWCCRKGGTVSIPGVYLGFLDKIPFGAVMNKGLTIKTGQTHVQRYTDDLLQKIQDAEIDPSFIITHHMRLEEAPDGYEMFKQKGDCIKIVLKP
- a CDS encoding ATP-binding protein; this encodes MAGKIAAPVAAEYLLRVERLGAGRGDALSDHDCAHDPMHGSGGCRSMAHGDAGDIMPRSLTSDPTLEKRLLPDIEERARAGLAFLAVASAVLVAVDFQSESPNAMRMALIDLCRVLAFGALFAFLRRPRGPIVARLAGLAGIAVLSSTSAVMGPLRGDFGPHLVVAVATGLGCAAGIPWGVWPQIAATMILTAGLVVNLALLPDHGGGIVSTNGVFAYLMTMGSSIYIAALDGFRRRAAAEALGEAQRADEALRDLNETLERSVRERTADLARANAELELSNRELATTNRSLEQAYRELQGFTQTVSHDLRVPLRVIHGLSHLALEQYGEKLDEQGRGYLARIGESAVRLGMIGDDLLTLARVTRATMLSEAVDITALARSVVEAQRRQEPQRQVEVSIEEGLSAHGDPFLLRIVLEQLVSNCWKFTRDRQQARIDVAGLAAGEHGFLVRDNGIGFPAEFAGKLFARFERLHDQPDLEGTGIGLAIVQRIVSRHGGRVWAERNPDAGATFSVALPH
- a CDS encoding Rid family detoxifying hydrolase, which codes for MGKGDREGMEFLDPPERKRLGLPFSEAVRAGNLLFVSGQIGVRPGTAELVEGGIAAETAQTMENIRATLERYGSSLERVVKCTIFLADMKEWRAMNEVYVRYFRENLPARSALGSSGLALGARVEIECIAALE
- a CDS encoding thiamine pyrophosphate-binding protein translates to MAKQSTIGRYLVSRLEQAGLGHVFGIPGDYVLGFYDLLVASRMQVIGTCTEAGAGFAADGYARVSGLGAVCVTYCVGGLNSLNAVAGAYAEKSPLIVISGAPGLGERAHSPLLHHKVRDFQTQRQIYEKVTVAACSLEDPQSAPQQIDDALHACILQKRPVYLELPRDMVEARCAAPGDFRVPLPQTDPAVLDECLAETVAMLRSATRPIILAGVEIHRFGLQEELVALVEHTGFPVAATILGKSVISELHPQYIGVYEGAMGREEVRVAVESADCVLILGAFMTDINLGIYTANLDVNRTINVNSERASIKRHHFDEVVLADFIRALTTADLGPRREHAIVSAAEAAEARPWVPEPSQPMRVRRFFERLNHFLEDSDVVIADVGDSLFGAADLVIRHRTDFLSPAYYTSMGFAVPAAVGVQTFDRSARAIVVVGDGAFQMTGQELSTAARLGLNPIVFVLNNKGYTTERFIREGPYNDIHDWAYHLVPQLLRQGWGTEVHTEGELETALQQARANTQSLSILNIHLDKMDTSKALERLARRLGERA
- a CDS encoding SDR family NAD(P)-dependent oxidoreductase, with translation MAKDVVLITGGNAGIGFACARALARRGWHVLMASRDRSASAAAVARLRAESGAEAASEMGLDLASQASVRALAAEVTGRGLPLRALVCNAGLQFFGRPRFTAEGHEMTFAVNHLGHFLLANLLLDHLRAHAPSRIVVVSSGVHDPKRWTGMPKADISDLATLAATGGPEAGRFRGGLAYVNSKLCNLWFTYELVRRLQMRDGSADGVPAVTVNAFDPGLTPGSSLTRDYPSAVQFGWNRLLPGLARVLSPVVAGINTVEQAGTALARLVDDPQLARLTGRYFPSHTRWKEAPSSPASYDAARARELWEMSERLCGTSATASSPS
- a CDS encoding VOC family protein, with the protein product MARSVKPIPDGFRSITPYLAVDDADSLIQFLKKAFGAKEVQRATRPDGTVSYAVVRVGDSMVEVADARPPWEPMRAAVHLYVSDTDHVYDKALRAGAVSLSAPSDLFYGERGATVRDPCGNHWHISTRIELLTPEELERRQAAYYRQHAH
- a CDS encoding ABC transporter ATP-binding protein encodes the protein MASSSLGLVLRFMMRYPWRVAAGLGMAAAGTGLGFVFPGVTRWFLDDIIPSGDVSRIFPAVGVALGAMALRQLFYALRTLGNNAFELRMTYDLRSCLHDKIQHLPLKWFDKQTTGDILMRMSTDVPATQRVIIEGIDQTVPALLQIVITSGVMIYLHPTLALVTMIPVPFIAAGGWIYSRWVQPRADEARESAGSLSALLHDNIAGIHQIKTYTLEPEKQHAFDKSSMAYRRQQTRLQRAWAIYGPSMGFLGDMGLLLLIGFGSYWCISREITVGQLVQFLMLLAMLYEPIGRLHTLSTSFLNGLVAAPRVFEIIHMEESEDLQSGRHLEHVTGEIRFEKVNFRYDQRRPILTDLDMLVKPQHTVAIVGATGAGKSTIFQLLTRLYEPDSGEIYLDGVPTREYSKASLRDNIGYVSQDSYMFNTTVRENLLLGKFEATDEELWEALRMASAADFVERLEGKLDAEVGERGSHLSGGERQRLSIARAFLKNAPILLLDEATSAVDAKSEKLIQSALRKLRQNRTCLIIAHRLSTIRDADQIYVLRHGQVLAHGTHEELIRSNDYYAELARISFGFSHQDQAA
- a CDS encoding carboxymuconolactone decarboxylase family protein is translated as MARIPYVDPSTAPDEVRAAFDALPAHLNIFRTMAHATNSFRPLLRLGSSILGEQQLDPKLREYAILLAARSLGGRYEWVQHVPIAIACGATQEQVDALERGELDAAVFGDVERRFLAFVQESIDDTRPSDATFEAASSKFSSRELVETLLTVGYYQMLARLTECMDVELDEPIGMKVVKSATANRRS